A stretch of Thermomicrobium roseum DSM 5159 DNA encodes these proteins:
- a CDS encoding ABC transporter permease gives MSTPREVATGRYVALGRLRWVRGVIDQLGLLPVLLIGLLLFFSIASPNFFTRTNLSTILTQALFLIIVSVAQTLVLLTGGFDLSMGSSIALVSIVVGLQLLDHPDAPLTGLVIATLAAIAVATGIGALNGLFVSVFRVPPFIVTLAMMTAVSGVALKVSRGVPVFGLPGYFSSTLYTGKVLGIPVPWFVMVLVLLVMYLLLHWTRFGRYWYAIGSNAEAARLSGIAVRFYLFLAYAIAGVLVGVTGLLLTARVGSGEPTLGASFPLESIAAAVLGGVSIRGGEGNIFGAALGAVFLVMLRNGMDIMGISTYTQLIITGALLVVAVIIDNWVHRER, from the coding sequence GTGTCGACGCCGCGTGAAGTCGCGACCGGACGCTATGTCGCTCTCGGACGTCTCCGCTGGGTGCGAGGGGTCATCGATCAACTGGGGCTGCTCCCGGTTTTGCTGATCGGCCTCTTGCTCTTCTTTTCCATCGCTTCGCCGAACTTCTTTACGCGTACGAACCTCTCGACCATCTTGACACAGGCGCTTTTCTTGATCATCGTATCGGTTGCCCAGACATTGGTGCTCCTGACTGGTGGCTTCGATCTTTCGATGGGCTCCTCGATCGCACTGGTCAGTATCGTGGTCGGCCTGCAGCTCCTGGATCACCCGGACGCACCACTGACTGGTCTGGTGATCGCGACCCTGGCAGCGATCGCGGTGGCGACCGGTATCGGTGCGCTCAATGGACTGTTCGTCTCGGTGTTTCGCGTGCCGCCGTTCATCGTGACCCTGGCCATGATGACGGCGGTGTCCGGTGTGGCTCTGAAAGTTTCTCGCGGAGTACCAGTGTTCGGCTTGCCCGGTTATTTCTCCAGCACCCTCTATACCGGTAAAGTGTTGGGCATTCCCGTTCCCTGGTTCGTCATGGTGCTCGTCCTCTTGGTCATGTATCTCCTGCTGCACTGGACGCGCTTTGGGCGGTACTGGTACGCGATCGGAAGCAATGCGGAGGCGGCGCGCCTCTCGGGCATCGCGGTCCGTTTCTATCTCTTCCTCGCCTATGCGATCGCTGGGGTCCTGGTGGGGGTGACTGGTCTCTTGCTGACGGCACGGGTGGGGTCGGGTGAGCCGACCTTGGGGGCGAGCTTCCCGTTGGAATCGATCGCAGCGGCGGTGCTCGGTGGAGTCTCGATCCGCGGTGGCGAGGGGAATATCTTCGGTGCGGCGCTGGGTGCCGTTTTCCTGGTCATGCTGCGCAATGGTATGGACATCATGGGGATCAGCACCTACACGCAGTTGATCATCACGGGCGCGCTGCTGGTCGTGGCAGTGATCATCGATAACTGGGTGCATCGTGAGCGGTAG
- a CDS encoding sugar ABC transporter ATP-binding protein — MAELLRAIEVSKRFPGVLALDRVSFELRAGEVHALVGENGAGKSTLVNIFAGSLHPDGGTIELEGRPVQIRSPHHAQELGIRAVFQHLSLVPALSVAENIFLGRELTTPGLLRKPAMQARSVAQLGLFDAGISPTAKVRDLTVPQRYLVEIAKATLERPKVLILDEPTASLTDRETRVLYDLVRELRGQGVGVIWITHRLEELYEIADRVTVMRDGRHVATLSVHEMTTDRLITLMTGREYEQIYPVLQPVPESAAVVLAVRGLTTAHGLRGVHLTLRAGEILGVGGLIGSGKGLLGRALVGLEPITAGEIELFGERIPLDRISPRTLLERGLMYFPADRRHEGLFTNRSVLENMTIAALERFQRAGGILDKRRERRMVTEYIRRLAIVPPNPDARVRNLSGGNQQKVALARGMIRTTRVFVLDEPTQGIDVGAKIAVYELLHELARQGAAVLFITSDMLELLHVCHRVVVMFQGELVAIMRHEEVSEERLLQYYFGHTREEVGRTGVDAA, encoded by the coding sequence ATGGCGGAGCTCCTGCGGGCCATCGAGGTCTCCAAGCGCTTCCCGGGTGTGCTCGCTCTCGACCGGGTCTCGTTCGAGCTGCGTGCCGGGGAGGTCCATGCGCTCGTCGGCGAGAACGGGGCAGGGAAGTCGACCCTCGTCAACATCTTCGCTGGTTCGCTTCATCCAGACGGGGGGACGATCGAGCTCGAGGGGCGACCGGTGCAGATCCGGTCGCCCCACCATGCTCAAGAGTTGGGGATCCGCGCTGTCTTCCAGCACCTGAGCTTGGTGCCAGCGTTGAGCGTCGCAGAAAACATCTTCTTAGGGCGGGAGTTGACGACTCCCGGGCTTCTGCGCAAGCCAGCGATGCAGGCGCGCAGTGTGGCTCAACTGGGTCTCTTCGATGCTGGGATCTCGCCCACTGCGAAGGTGCGTGATTTGACCGTGCCGCAGCGCTATCTGGTCGAGATCGCCAAGGCGACGCTCGAACGACCGAAGGTCCTGATCCTCGACGAGCCGACCGCTTCCCTGACCGACCGTGAAACGCGCGTGCTCTACGATCTCGTCCGGGAACTGCGCGGGCAAGGGGTAGGGGTAATCTGGATCACGCACCGCTTGGAGGAACTGTACGAGATCGCCGACCGCGTGACGGTGATGCGGGATGGTCGGCATGTCGCGACCTTGTCGGTGCACGAGATGACGACGGACCGGCTGATCACATTGATGACCGGTCGGGAATACGAGCAAATCTACCCAGTGCTGCAGCCGGTTCCCGAATCAGCTGCAGTCGTTCTGGCGGTTCGTGGGTTGACGACTGCGCATGGCCTTCGGGGGGTACACCTGACGCTCCGCGCCGGTGAAATTCTCGGCGTGGGCGGATTGATCGGTTCGGGAAAGGGACTTCTCGGGCGAGCGCTCGTGGGTCTGGAGCCGATCACGGCAGGGGAAATCGAGCTCTTCGGGGAACGAATCCCGCTCGACCGGATCAGCCCGCGCACGCTCTTGGAGCGAGGGCTCATGTATTTCCCGGCTGACCGGCGCCACGAGGGTCTCTTCACCAATCGCTCGGTGCTCGAAAACATGACGATCGCAGCGCTCGAGCGGTTCCAGCGAGCGGGGGGCATCCTCGACAAGCGGCGTGAGCGGCGCATGGTGACCGAATACATCCGGCGCTTGGCCATCGTTCCCCCGAATCCCGATGCGCGGGTGCGTAATCTCTCGGGTGGGAACCAGCAGAAGGTAGCGCTGGCACGTGGCATGATCCGGACCACCCGAGTCTTCGTGCTGGACGAGCCGACGCAGGGGATCGATGTCGGCGCGAAGATCGCTGTCTACGAGCTCTTGCACGAACTCGCCAGACAGGGGGCGGCAGTCCTGTTCATCACCTCGGATATGCTGGAGCTGCTGCACGTCTGTCACCGGGTCGTGGTGATGTTCCAGGGGGAACTCGTGGCGATCATGCGCCACGAGGAAGTGTCCGAGGAACGCTTGTTGCAGTACTACTTCGGGCACACAAGAGAGGAGGTCGGGCGGACCGGTGTCGACGCCGCGTGA